From a region of the Cognatiyoonia koreensis genome:
- a CDS encoding L,D-transpeptidase family protein, translating to MKRILFGLFALTLATVAYTQIMLRTGSGTPPTMAATTEQADAIHVDKSDRKLTLLKAGEPIFQTKIALGRAPEGHKRQEGDERTPTGSYTIDWRNENSIAHLSLHISYPNEDDRAQATDRNVSPGGNIMIHGVLNGWGALGPLQHLVDWTNGCIAVTNADMQTIWSLVPNGTPITIEE from the coding sequence ATGAAACGCATCCTCTTTGGCCTTTTCGCCCTCACCCTCGCCACCGTCGCCTACACCCAAATCATGCTCCGCACCGGCTCTGGCACGCCCCCCACCATGGCGGCCACAACCGAACAAGCCGACGCGATCCACGTCGACAAATCTGACCGCAAGCTGACGCTTTTGAAAGCAGGCGAACCCATCTTCCAAACCAAAATCGCACTTGGCCGCGCGCCCGAAGGGCACAAACGGCAAGAGGGCGATGAGCGCACGCCGACGGGCAGCTACACAATCGACTGGCGCAACGAAAACTCCATCGCGCATCTGTCGTTGCACATCTCCTACCCCAACGAAGACGACCGCGCGCAAGCGACCGACCGCAACGTATCCCCTGGCGGAAATATCATGATCCACGGCGTGCTGAACGGCTGGGGCGCTCTTGGCCCCTTGCAGCACCTTGTCGATTGGACAAACGGCTGCATCGCTGTCACCAATGCCGACATGCAGACCATCTGGTCGCTGGTGCCAAACGGCACGCCCATCACGATCGAGGAATGA
- a CDS encoding MAPEG family protein, whose translation MTPELTYLLYAVILLIVHVLAQATFSDLSKGLGWALGPQDEKRDQNVIAGRIQRALANYLETFPAFVALALLLTVSDTANTTSAFGAALYFWARVAYVPAYASGVPLVRSVTWFASMAGLLIMILQAF comes from the coding sequence ATGACACCCGAACTGACCTACCTCCTCTATGCCGTTATCCTGCTCATTGTGCATGTGCTCGCACAGGCAACATTCTCTGACCTGTCCAAGGGGCTTGGCTGGGCGCTTGGGCCGCAGGATGAGAAACGCGACCAGAATGTTATTGCGGGGCGCATCCAGCGCGCACTTGCAAACTACCTTGAAACCTTTCCGGCCTTTGTTGCCCTCGCGCTGTTGCTGACCGTCTCGGACACCGCGAACACCACGTCTGCTTTTGGGGCAGCACTCTATTTCTGGGCACGCGTCGCTTATGTGCCAGCCTACGCATCCGGCGTGCCATTGGTGCGCAGTGTGACATGGTTTGCGTCCATGGCCGGGTTGCTGATCATGATCCTGCAGGCCTTCTAG
- a CDS encoding MAPEG family protein codes for MTPELTVLTLAGLLQGVQFVLMAVPANMELGTGKTASPRDPERLGKPLIEQVSARTGRLFRALDNHFEALILFTIAVVVITLADKGTGFSALCAWAYLGARVLYIPAYYFGLSPWRSFIWFVGFTATMLMLLSALI; via the coding sequence ATGACCCCCGAACTCACCGTCCTGACCCTCGCGGGCTTGCTGCAAGGCGTCCAGTTCGTCCTGATGGCGGTTCCGGCCAACATGGAACTCGGCACCGGCAAAACGGCTTCACCGCGCGATCCCGAACGGCTGGGCAAGCCGCTGATCGAACAGGTCAGCGCGCGAACGGGGCGACTCTTTCGGGCGCTCGACAACCATTTCGAGGCGCTGATCCTTTTCACCATCGCCGTCGTCGTCATCACGCTCGCCGACAAGGGAACCGGTTTTTCGGCGCTGTGTGCCTGGGCCTATCTCGGCGCGCGCGTTCTCTACATTCCTGCCTACTACTTTGGGCTTAGCCCGTGGCGATCATTCATCTGGTTTGTCGGGTTTACGGCGACGATGCTGATGCTACTGTCAGCCCTGATTTGA
- the lpdA gene encoding dihydrolipoyl dehydrogenase yields the protein MSAYDVIFIGSGPGGYVGAIRAAQLGLKTAVVEGRETLGGTCLNVGCIPSKALLHATHMLHEAQHNFGTMGLKGKAPSVDWKQMLQYKDDTIGQNTGGIEFLFKKNKIDWIKGWGSIPEAGKVKVGDDVHDAKHIIVATGSEVSPLKGVEVDEKTIVSSTGALTLPKVPKQMIVIGAGVIGLELGSVYARLGAEVTVIEYLDHITPGQDAETARQFQKMLTKQGLKFILGAAVQSATKKGNKATVSYKLRKDDSEHTLTADTVLLATGRRPYTDGLGLAELGVEMTDRGQIKTDDHYRTNVDGIYAIGDAIAGPMLAHKAEDEGMACAEGIAGQHPHVNYGVIPGVIYTHPEVGSVGETEETLKEAGRAYKVGKFSFMGNARAKANFAGDGFVKILADKETDRILGAHIIGPMAGDLIHEICVAMEFGAAAEDLARTCHAHPTYSEAVREAALACGDGPIHM from the coding sequence ATGTCCGCATATGACGTCATCTTCATCGGTTCCGGCCCCGGCGGCTATGTCGGTGCGATCCGCGCGGCCCAATTGGGCCTGAAAACCGCTGTCGTCGAAGGGCGCGAAACCCTGGGCGGCACCTGCCTGAACGTCGGCTGCATCCCGTCCAAGGCGTTGTTGCACGCAACGCATATGTTGCACGAGGCGCAGCACAATTTCGGGACCATGGGCCTAAAGGGAAAGGCTCCGTCGGTGGACTGGAAACAGATGCTGCAATACAAGGACGACACCATCGGGCAGAACACCGGCGGGATCGAGTTTTTGTTCAAAAAGAACAAAATTGACTGGATCAAGGGCTGGGGCAGCATCCCCGAGGCCGGAAAAGTGAAAGTCGGTGACGACGTCCACGACGCCAAGCACATCATCGTCGCGACCGGGTCCGAGGTCTCTCCGCTGAAAGGCGTCGAGGTTGATGAAAAGACAATCGTATCCTCTACCGGCGCGCTGACCCTGCCCAAGGTGCCAAAGCAGATGATAGTGATCGGGGCCGGTGTAATCGGTCTGGAGCTCGGGTCGGTCTACGCCCGTCTCGGGGCCGAGGTGACGGTGATCGAATACCTTGATCACATCACCCCCGGTCAGGACGCCGAAACCGCACGTCAGTTCCAGAAGATGCTGACAAAGCAAGGACTTAAGTTCATCCTCGGTGCGGCCGTTCAATCCGCCACCAAGAAGGGCAACAAGGCGACCGTCAGCTACAAGCTGCGCAAGGACGACAGCGAACACACACTGACAGCCGACACCGTCCTGCTGGCCACAGGCCGCCGCCCTTATACTGATGGATTGGGCCTTGCAGAGCTTGGCGTCGAGATGACCGACCGCGGCCAGATCAAGACCGACGATCACTATCGCACAAACGTTGACGGCATCTACGCCATCGGCGACGCCATCGCCGGACCAATGCTGGCGCATAAGGCCGAAGACGAAGGCATGGCCTGCGCCGAAGGCATCGCCGGACAGCACCCGCACGTCAATTATGGCGTGATCCCCGGCGTCATCTACACCCACCCCGAGGTGGGCAGTGTGGGCGAAACCGAAGAAACGCTGAAGGAAGCAGGTCGCGCCTACAAAGTTGGCAAGTTCAGCTTCATGGGCAACGCCCGTGCCAAAGCCAATTTCGCAGGCGACGGGTTCGTCAAGATCCTTGCCGACAAGGAAACCGACCGCATTCTGGGCGCGCATATCATCGGCCCGATGGCTGGCGATCTGATCCATGAAATCTGCGTCGCGATGGAATTCGGGGCGGCAGCAGAAGATCTGGCGCGCACCTGCCACGCCCACCCCACCTATTCCGAAGCCGTCCGCGAAGCCGCACTTGCCTGCGGCGACGGCCCGATCCACATGTGA